TCACCCCGTACGCCGCGGCCGTCGACTCCCTGCTGGCGACGGGCGTGTGGACCCACTGAGCCGTACGCCCGGTGACACGGCCCGCGCCGTGCCCGGACCGCCGGTCCGGTGATCACGACGCGGACCCGGCTGACACGGGGTCAGGCGTCCGTACCCGCCGTGCCCTCCTCCTCGTCGTCCGGTTCGTCTGGTTCGTCCGTTTCACCCGCCACCACCAGCCGCCGCAGGCGCTCGGAGACCTCCGCCCGCGCCTCGGCCGGCAGTCCCGCGTCGGTCACCAGGGTGTCCACCTGCTCCAGCGCGGCGAACGAGCTCAGACCCACGGTGCCCCACTTGGTGTGGTCGGCGACCACCACGACCCGCCGCGCCGACTGCACCAGCCGGCGGTTGGTCTCGGCCTCCGCGAGGTTCGGCGTGGACAGGCCGGCCTCGGCCGATATGCCGTGCACCCCGAGGAACAGCAGGTCGAAGTGGAGGGCGGCGATCGCCCGGTCGGCCACCGGGCCCACCAGCGAGTCGGACGGGGTGCGCACCCCGCCGGTCAGCACCACCGTGGCCGCGCCCTGGCGCTGACCGGTGGCGCGCTGCGCCGCGTGGAAGACGTCCGCGACCCGCACCGAGTTCGTCACCACGGTCAGGTCGGGCACCTCCAGCAGGTGCTGCGCGAGCGCGTACGTCGTCGTGCCACCGGACAGCGCGATCGCCGTGCCCGGCGTGACCAGCCGCGCGGCGGCGCGCGCGATGTCCTCCTTGGCGGACAGCTCCAGACCCGACTTGGCCTCGAAACCCGGCTCGTGGCTGCTGGCCTCCACCACGGGCACCGCCCCGCCGTGCACCTTCTCCAGGACCCCCTGGCGGGCGAGCGCGTCCAGGTCACGGCGCACCGTCATGTCCGACACCCCGAGCTTGCGGGTCAGTTCGTTGACCCGGACGCCGCCCCGGCGCCGGACCTCGTCCAGGATCAGGGCGCGGCGCTGCTCCGCGAGGAGGTTCTGATTCTCACTCACGTGCGCTCCGGTCCTTTCGCCGCCCGTCGTCCGACCCACCCGCCGCGCCCGCTCCGGCCTGGACGTGCCGGTCGGCCTCAGACGCGCGGGACTCCCATCCTTTCACGGGTCGGCACCGGCCGCGCCACCGCCTGTCACGACGCGTGCACGCCCTACGGACGCCTGCGGACACCACCATCCCCGGCCGTTTCCCGTCCGGATCGGGCGGATTCGGTGGCGGGAGGTGTGAGGAGCCCCGGAAACGGAGATCCTGATGCCCGCACGGACACAAGCCGTCGGGTGCGTCACGGGGGAAGTGCGAGAACAGTGGAACGTGCACGGGAACGCAGCACCGAACGGAAGCCGGACGGCCCCGGCACCCGGGCCGTCGGCGCGGAGAGCCGGATGGAACTCCTGGTGCACGGAGTCGGCGGCACCACTCCGGAGAAGATGCTCGGCGACCCGCGCACGGTCCGGATCACCGGTGACGGCACCGCCGCCGTCTTCCGGCGCGCCGGGGACGCCGGGGACGCCCCCTCCGGGGCACGGTCCCGGCGGGAACCCGTGCAGGAGGCCTACGTCTGGTGCAACCTGACCTCCGGCGACGGCACCCGCGCCCTGTGGCTGTTGCTGCTGCCCTTCATGGTCGTCAACCTCGCCCACTGGATGCGTCCCGCCGCCCGCGGCCGCAGACGCACCGTCCGGCTCTACGGCCTCCTCGTCCGCCTGACCGCCCTCACCCTGACCACGCTGCTGGTGGCCGCCGTCTGCGAGGTCGCCCTCGACCTGGTGGCCTGGCAGTGCGCGGGGGCGGCCGCCTGCGCGAGCCGCCATTCCTGGCTGTCCTTCCTCTCGCCCGCCGCGTCCGGCGGCGCCTGGTGGACCCCGCCCGGCCGCCGGCTCGCCCTCGCCGCCCTGGTGCCCACCGCGCTCACCGGCCTGCTCTGGTACCTCTCGCACCGCACCTGGAGCGCCTACGAGTCCCACCAGCCGATGTCCCGCGCGCCCGAGCCGGCGGACGAGGCCAGCGCCCTCGCCCGGCCCGGCTTCTGGTACGGGCGCCGCCTGGTGGCCCGGCTGCGCGCGGCGCACACCGCGGCCGGCCTGCTGACGGTCGCCGCCGCCGTCGCCCTGCCCGCGGTCCGTTTCGACCACCGGCCCGGCGGCCCGCCGGCCCTGGACCTCCTCGGCGACCTCCTCGCCGCGGCCCTGCTCGGCACGGCGGCCGTCGCGGTGGCGGTGGTCTGCCGCCGGGGCCGCAGCGAGAACCGCCTCGACCGGGGGATCGACCGCCGTCTCGTACGCGGCCTGCCGCTCGGCTCCCTGGCCCTGCTGCTGCTCACGCTGCTCTACGCCGGCTGGTCGAGGCCGGGCTGGCACTCCGCCGGACGCCTGCCCGGGGACCCGGCCTTCGGCGCCCTGATGCTCGCTCAGGGGCTGCTCGTGGTCGTCCTCGCCGTCGTCGCCCACGACCTGTACCGCCGCCGTCCCGACCCGCGCACGGCCATCCGCGGCCTCGGCGGCCCCGCCGTGGCACTGCTCGCCTGCGCGCTGGGCGGGGTGATGTCCGGCGGGATCGCGCAGCGCGTCGCCGACTGGCTGGACGGCACCCGCTCCGGCCTCGCCGGGCCGCCGGTCCTGCTGACCTGGCAGGCGTCCGTGCTGCCGGTGCTCCTCGCGGTGCTGCTCGCACTGGCCGCCTGGCTGGCCCGGGGCACCGCGCGGCTCGCCCGCGCCGAACGCGACCGGGTGCGCCGGGAGCACCCCGGCGAGCCCGAGGAACCGGCCCGCACCCGCGCCGTCGCGCACGCCCGGGCCATGGCCGCCCTCACCGACCGGGCCCCGCTGATCGTCGCCGTGCTGTGCGCCACCACCCTGGTGCTGGGCGCCGCCGCGCTGGCCGGCGCCCTGCTCACCGGGAAGACCCCCGACGGGGCGGCCCGGCCGGCGCACCACGTCGTCAGGGCGGCGGCCGAGGCCTCACAGGCGCTCGGCTCCTGGCTGGTCGGGCTCGGCTTCCTGCTCTTCGTCACCTGGGCCCGGCGCGCCTACAGGGACGCCTCCGCCCGGCGCACCATCGGCATCCTGTGGGACGTCGGCACCTTCTGGCCGCGCGCCGCCCACCCCTTCGCCCCGCCCTGCTACGCCGAGCGCGCCGTCCCCGACCTCACCTGGCGGATGGCCACCTGGACCCGGCGCACCGGGGGCCGCATGGTCCTGTCCGGCCACTCCCAGGGCAGCGTCCTGGCCGCGGCCGCCGCCTGGCAGCTGACCCCGGCCGTCCGCAAGCGGGTCGCCCTGCTCACCTACGGCTCGCCGCTGGAGCGCCTGTACGGCCGCTGGTTCCCCGCCCACTTCGGCCCGCCCGCACTGGCCGCCCTGCACCGCGACGTCGACTGCTGGCGCAACCTCCACCGCCTGACCGACCCCATCGGCGGCCCGGTCCGCGTACCGGACGACGAGGGCTGCCCGGACGTCGACCACCCGCCGCTGAAGGACCCCCTGAGCTACGGCCGCACCCCCGAACACCCGCTGCCCGCACCGATCCTCGGCCACTCCGACTACCAGGCCGACCCGGCCTTCGCCCGGGAACGCTCCGTCCTGCTGTCCCGGCTGCACCCGGACGTACCGGGACCGCGCCCGGACCCGCAGGCACCGCCGGCCTGACGCGGCCCGTGGCGCGCCCGGCGCTCAGGGCAGCTCCGGCAGGTCCTCCGCGTACAGCAGGGACAGGTCGTCGGTGCTGGGGTCGGCCAGCTGGGCGACCCGGCTCGCGTGCCGCTCCACCATCGCCTCGAACGTCTGGCGCGCGGTACGGCCGTTGCCGAACGCCGGGCCCTTCGGGAGCGCCGTGAAGTACTTCAGCAAGCCCTCGGCCGCGCCCGGCGCCAGCCGGTACTCGTGCTCGTCGGCCTGCTGCTCCACGATCCTCAGCAGTTCCTCCGGGCCGTAGTCGCCGAAGGTGATCGTCCGGGAGAAGCGCGAGGCCACACCCGGGTTCACCGACAGGAAGCGCTCCATCTCGGCCGTGTAGCCGGCGACGATGACCACCACCGCGTCCCGGTGGTCCTCCATCAGCTTCACCAGCGTGTCGATGGCCTCCTTGCCGAAGTCCCGTCCGGCGTCCTCCGGGGACAGCGCGTACGCCTCGTCGATGAACAGCACCCCGCCGCGCGCCCGTTCGAACGCCTCCTGGGTGCGGATCGCGGTCGAGCCGATGTGCTCGCCGACCAGGTCCACCCGGGACACCTCCACCAGGTGCCCCTTCTCCAGCACCCCGAGGGAGGCGAGGATCTCGCCGTACAGCCGGGCGACCGTCGTCTTGCCGGTGCCGGGGGAGCCGGTGAAGACCAGGTGCCGCTTCACCGAGGCCGCCTTCAGCCCCGCCCGCTGCCGGCGCCGGCCCACCTCGATCATGTCGGTCAGCGCCCGCACCTCGCGCTTGACGCTCTCCAGTCCGACCAGCGCGTCGAGTTCGCCGAGCACGTCCTTCGGCGTGCGGGCCGGCTGCTCCGGTCCGGGCGCCGGGACCAGCGGCACCGGGCCCGGGGTCCGCTGTCCGGGGAGCGAACCGAGCAGCCCTCCGGACGGCGGCACCGTCTGCACCGCCGCCTCGCGGGCCACCGGGGACCTCGGGCCGCCGCTCTCGTCGCTGGTGCAGTCCTCCACGACCGGTCCCGTCCCGGCCCCGCCGTCCGGCCCCGCGTCGGCGAACTCGTACCCCCCGCGCGCGCACCGCTCCGTACGGCACTTCCGCAGTGTCGTGCGGCAACCGTCGATCACGTGGAAGCCGTAGCCGCCGCTCCCGCTGACCCGGCAGTCCAGGAAGCTGCCCCGGCCCCCGGCGGACACGTAGAAGCCCGCCTCGGCGGGGGAGTCGACCGTGCACCGCTCGATGAGCGGGTCGGCGCCCTTGGTGACGATCACGCCGGTCTGGGTGCCGTCCAGGGTGCAGTTGTTGAGCGTTCCCCCGCTGCCGTGGTCGCGGAACCAGGCGCCGGTGGCCGCCTCCCGGATCCGGCAGTCGTCGAGCTGCGCGGTGGCGCCGTCGCTCACCGACACGGCGGTGTTGCGCACCTGCGACAGATCGCTGTCCACGACGTCGGCCCGCGAGCCGCGGTCCAGCACGAACAGCGCGTCCGGCACGTCGTGCACCCGGCAGGAGTCGAGCACCGCGGTGGCGCCGTCGCTCACCCACACCGCCGGGTAGTCACCGGTGCTGTCGAAGATCTCGCACTGGTTGGCGTCCACCCGCGTGCCCGGGTCCCACACCGACAGGCCGTTGCGCCCGAACTGACGGACCGTCGTCCGCGTCAGCGTGAGCACCGAGCGGGAGCGCAGGTCGACCGCGTTCTCCGGGATGTCGTGGATGCGGCAGTCGGCGAGCGTGAGGACCGCGTCCGTGTCCAGCGTGACCCCGTCGGCCGTGGTGCGGTGCACGTCGCAG
This is a stretch of genomic DNA from Streptomyces sp. TG1A-8. It encodes these proteins:
- a CDS encoding right-handed parallel beta-helix repeat-containing protein, which translates into the protein MAQGTVQVTHTGTSRWRRRTGEYASLAAALEAAADGDVLTIAPGTYRENLVVQRAVTLRGPEGAPGSVRIAPADGVPLTVRASAVVQDLHVEGQDAAAPALLVEEGTPELTDVRIVTRSASGIEVRGGARPTVRRCSVDNPAGIGIAVLDGAGGVFEDCEVVAAGQAGVAVRGGAHPRLERCRVHHASGTGLTATGENSALEAVGCEVYEVRGSGVQVTQRGTAHLTDCDVHRTTADGVTLDTDAVLTLADCRIHDIPENAVDLRSRSVLTLTRTTVRQFGRNGLSVWDPGTRVDANQCEIFDSTGDYPAVWVSDGATAVLDSCRVHDVPDALFVLDRGSRADVVDSDLSQVRNTAVSVSDGATAQLDDCRIREAATGAWFRDHGSGGTLNNCTLDGTQTGVIVTKGADPLIERCTVDSPAEAGFYVSAGGRGSFLDCRVSGSGGYGFHVIDGCRTTLRKCRTERCARGGYEFADAGPDGGAGTGPVVEDCTSDESGGPRSPVAREAAVQTVPPSGGLLGSLPGQRTPGPVPLVPAPGPEQPARTPKDVLGELDALVGLESVKREVRALTDMIEVGRRRQRAGLKAASVKRHLVFTGSPGTGKTTVARLYGEILASLGVLEKGHLVEVSRVDLVGEHIGSTAIRTQEAFERARGGVLFIDEAYALSPEDAGRDFGKEAIDTLVKLMEDHRDAVVVIVAGYTAEMERFLSVNPGVASRFSRTITFGDYGPEELLRIVEQQADEHEYRLAPGAAEGLLKYFTALPKGPAFGNGRTARQTFEAMVERHASRVAQLADPSTDDLSLLYAEDLPELP
- a CDS encoding DeoR/GlpR family DNA-binding transcription regulator, producing MSENQNLLAEQRRALILDEVRRRGGVRVNELTRKLGVSDMTVRRDLDALARQGVLEKVHGGAVPVVEASSHEPGFEAKSGLELSAKEDIARAAARLVTPGTAIALSGGTTTYALAQHLLEVPDLTVVTNSVRVADVFHAAQRATGQRQGAATVVLTGGVRTPSDSLVGPVADRAIAALHFDLLFLGVHGISAEAGLSTPNLAEAETNRRLVQSARRVVVVADHTKWGTVGLSSFAALEQVDTLVTDAGLPAEARAEVSERLRRLVVAGETDEPDEPDDEEEGTAGTDA